In Methanosarcina siciliae T4/M, one genomic interval encodes:
- a CDS encoding methionine adenosyltransferase produces MARNIKVEELLQTPIEKQRIELVERKGIGHPDSISDGLAEAVSRALCREYISKCGTVLHHNTDETQIVAGRSSPEFGGGEVLQPIYMLLVGRATKEFEGVELATESVALQAARNYLRKTMVNMDLERDVIMDCKLGTGSSDLREVFKRDRVPVANDTSFGVGHAPFSELENIVYNTERQLLTDLKSRMPAIGEDMKVMGLRDGEDITLTICSGMIGRYVDDLDSYINMTQEMKTYVKELATRYTERDVNVYINTGDNLKTSCIFLTVTGTSAEMGDDGSVGRGNRCNGLITPNRPMSMEATSGKNPINHIGKIYNLLSTQMARDIVKQVPEVQDVYIRLLSQIAKPIDQPLVASAQIIPKEGTSFEKVKSEAEVVIDDWLSNVTKITEMVIRGELNTF; encoded by the coding sequence TAGAACGCAAAGGGATAGGGCACCCTGACAGCATATCGGACGGACTTGCCGAAGCCGTAAGCCGAGCGCTATGCAGGGAATACATAAGCAAATGTGGAACCGTACTCCACCACAACACTGATGAAACCCAGATAGTAGCCGGAAGATCAAGCCCGGAATTCGGAGGAGGAGAAGTACTGCAGCCAATTTATATGCTACTCGTAGGCCGGGCCACTAAAGAGTTCGAAGGTGTAGAACTTGCCACCGAGTCCGTAGCCCTCCAGGCTGCCAGGAATTACCTGAGAAAGACTATGGTAAACATGGATCTTGAAAGAGACGTGATTATGGACTGCAAACTCGGAACAGGATCCTCAGACCTCAGAGAGGTCTTTAAGAGAGACAGGGTTCCGGTTGCAAATGACACCTCTTTCGGAGTTGGGCACGCTCCCTTTTCCGAACTTGAAAATATAGTCTACAATACCGAAAGACAGCTCCTTACCGATCTGAAGTCCCGCATGCCTGCAATAGGAGAAGACATGAAAGTAATGGGGCTCAGGGATGGAGAAGATATAACCCTTACAATATGCAGCGGCATGATCGGACGCTATGTTGACGACCTGGACAGCTACATAAACATGACTCAGGAAATGAAGACCTATGTAAAAGAGCTTGCAACTCGCTATACCGAGCGGGATGTAAATGTCTACATTAACACGGGCGATAACCTGAAAACAAGCTGTATCTTCCTCACCGTCACCGGAACCTCAGCCGAGATGGGGGACGACGGCTCGGTAGGGCGTGGAAACCGTTGCAATGGGTTAATCACACCAAACAGGCCTATGAGCATGGAGGCAACCAGCGGAAAGAACCCGATTAACCATATCGGAAAAATCTACAACCTCCTCTCGACCCAGATGGCCAGGGATATCGTAAAACAGGTTCCGGAAGTACAGGACGTATATATCAGACTGCTCTCGCAGATTGCAAAACCAATTGATCAGCCCCTTGTGGCAAGCGCTCAGATCATTCCAAAAGAAGGTACTTCCTTTGAGAAGGTCAAATCGGAAGCTGAAGTTGTAATTGACGACTGGCTTTCCAATGTAA